One window of the Mytilus galloprovincialis chromosome 14, xbMytGall1.hap1.1, whole genome shotgun sequence genome contains the following:
- the LOC143059289 gene encoding uncharacterized protein LOC143059289: MILKVHGSSSDSVQVNVIDFTGPTLSTEPELPFRADIKASFICMTDTLSTNIQFKWECLGNNETMSVKAGLLNSTKYSSVIMNDINMNHDGNICRCCINVDGITAKSEISVSIISTPIIQSTEIVTCNSSAVNLSCIIKTGLPSYGFNLWTHSVNGIHIRTLNGSMNGMESILEVETCSYQEAGEYTCNAWHTRGETSLVVNKNISLQVNTSPVIISMAVFPGRKTTLSASIYSSTEIIPVWQQLNETIVNSTDLMQTLERGNIKISVYNKSIECHGYIANLSISSSLNVEYVLFVRNAFGETKLLFDTDELITQDFDSTASFDLRVLVFSIVALGIFIFTATGTVIMSKGTKHPNVIHIIGPHERCPSIPIYHSAPASGNTPNVYDFPNPGYLEVIDDASSCISTDHYAEID, from the exons ATGATATTGAAAGTACATGGATCATCGTCAGACAGCGTTCAAGTGAATGTGATTG ACTTTACAGGCCCTACACTTAGCACAGAACCAGAGTTACCTTTCCGAGCTGACATCAAAGCTTCGTTTATCTGTATGACTGATACTTTGTCTACGAATATACAATTCAAATGGGAATGTCTTGGAAACAACGAAACTATGAGTGTAAAGGCTGGTTTATTAAATTCGACAAAATATTCTTCAGTCATTATGAACGATATAAATATGAACCACGATGGCAACATCTGTAGATGTTGTATAAATGTAGATGGAATCACAGCAAAATCGGAAATTTCAGTTAGCATCATTA gTACACCGATCATACAGTCTACAGAAATAGTAACATGCAACAGCTCTGCGGTTAATCTGTCTTGTATCATTAAAACAGGACTCCCTTCATACGGGTTTAACTTATGGACGCATTCTGTAAATGGTATACATATTCGCACTCTGAATGGATCCATGAATGGTATGGAATCCATTTTGGAAGTTGAAACTTGTAGCTACCAGGAAGCAGGAGAGTACACATGTAATGCATGGCATACACGTGGTGAAACATCCCTGGTTGTGAATAAGAACATTTCGCTTCAAGTTAACA cttcCCCAGTGATTATCTCAATGGCAGTGTTTCCTGGACGAAAAACCACTCTTTCTGCCTCAATTTATTCTTCAACAGAAATCATTCCTGTTTGGCAACAATTAAACGAAACAATAGTCAATTCGACAGATCTGATGCAAACACTAGAAAGgggaaatattaaaatttcagtttACAACAAAAGCATTGAGTGCCATGGATATATTGCTAACCTGTCAATCAGTTCATCTTTGAATGTGGAATACGTTTTATTCGTCCGAAATGCATTTGGCGAAACAAAGCTCTTATTTGACACAGATGAGTTAATAACACAAG ATTTTGATTCGACAGCTTCCTTTGATTTGCGGGTATTGGTTTTTAGCATTGTTGCCCttggaatatttattttcacCGCAACTGGAACAGTTATCATGTCAAAAGGGACAAAACACCCAA ATGTTATACATATCATTGGTCCACATGAAAGATGCCCTTCAATTCCAAT ATACCATTCAGCTCCAGCTTCAGGCAATACGCCGAATGTGTATGACTTTCCAAACCCAGGATATTTGGAGGTTATCGACGATGCGTCGAGTTGCATTAGCACCGACCATTATGCTGAAATagattaa
- the LOC143059324 gene encoding angiopoietin-related protein 7-like, translated as MNILLKGNQRTFLPSVSKPKDCSDLNKQLDKSGIYKIYPDNGPGFDVFCEMEVDGGGWTVFVNRMDGSESFDRKWKEYEIGFGNLKKEFWLGNMNLHRLTSRVNTEMRVDMKNFKGEKRYAKYSMFKVGNTASKYKLTVKGFTGNAGDAMKYHNGLAFSTKDSDNDRISHGNCAQSSGWWFSGCDLVCFTLYHRRNGKKGEQLIKWETWKDSMYSLETASMMIRSK; from the exons ATGAACATCTTGTTGAAGGGTAACCAGCGAACTTTTTTACCATCAG TATCGAAACCAAAGGACTGCTCGGATCTAAATAAACAACTGGATAAAAGTGGTATATACAAAATATACCCTGATAACGGACCAGGATTTGACGTTTTCTGTGAAATGGAAGTTGACGGTGGCGGTTGGACG GTTTTTGTAAACCGAATGGATGGATCCGAAAGTTTTGATAGAAAATGGAAGGAATATGAAATTGGTTTTGGGAATTTGAAGAAAGAGTTTTGGCTCG GAAATATGAATCTCCATCGACTGACATCAAGGGTCAACACAGAAATGCGGGTTGATATGAAAAACTTTAAAGGAGAAAAGAGATATGCTAAGTATTCCATGTTCAAAGTCGGAAATACTGCTTCTAAATACAAATTGACAGTAAAGGGCTTCACCGGAAATGCAG GAGATGCTATGAAATATCATAATGGACTTGCTTTCTCGACGAAGGATAGTGACAATGACAGAATTAGTCACGGTAACTGTGCGCAGTCGAGTGGTTGGTGGTTCAGTGGTTGTGACCTTGTTTGTTTCACTCTTTATCATAGACGAAATGGTAAAAAAGGGGAACAACTCATTAAATGGGAAACTTGGAAAGATTCGATGTATTCGTTAGAGACTGCTAGTATGATGATCCGGTCAAAGTGA